One window from the genome of Candidatus Hadarchaeales archaeon encodes:
- a CDS encoding transglutaminase domain-containing protein: protein MITFFTLPVGSFSIPLEVTHTLQYTVRVYWQGRFYPDSTRIRLEISDIPIPTEYQTVTANLQDGRLENVNGKPVWVIEKYMREVPYTVITFTGTFVVSVDLRNVPEVPHIPVEPIVGMQEYLQPDDRVTLSPQVVSLAREIVTGTENDLPSIITSFVEWIQRNITYSPQLGGDVKLKDYEIIQMKAGVCDEFATLFIAFCRSVGIPARYVQGYSVENENLNRKLETGHAWAEVWIPERGWLPVDPTWVDLGSAKKFVTGGEGVHYRYWGAPPGSGITKVEYAVTPIGWQFLYELENSVILSGEQTENGWRVSIANVSSVPLLDNLIVKRYVEEYERYEDVQGWPKLIFLNPGENLSFEVGQFDYGWAYSRLGGSINLWKPQEIPFLPTEQMFWIALAVLIVLLSVTVATVVRRR, encoded by the coding sequence ATGATCACGTTCTTTACTCTCCCAGTCGGTTCGTTCTCAATTCCTCTTGAAGTCACGCACACACTTCAGTACACTGTTAGAGTGTACTGGCAGGGGCGATTTTATCCAGATAGCACAAGAATACGCCTCGAGATCTCTGATATCCCAATCCCAACAGAATACCAGACCGTAACGGCAAATCTTCAGGATGGAAGGCTAGAAAACGTAAACGGCAAGCCCGTCTGGGTGATCGAGAAATACATGCGAGAAGTGCCATACACAGTTATCACGTTCACAGGAACCTTTGTGGTATCCGTTGACTTGCGCAATGTTCCGGAAGTTCCGCATATCCCGGTTGAACCAATCGTTGGCATGCAGGAGTACCTCCAGCCCGATGACAGGGTAACTCTATCCCCACAAGTCGTTTCGCTAGCGAGAGAAATCGTCACCGGAACGGAGAACGATCTTCCATCGATTATCACGAGTTTTGTCGAATGGATTCAGAGAAATATAACCTATAGCCCCCAACTCGGCGGTGATGTCAAGTTGAAGGATTATGAGATCATCCAAATGAAAGCAGGCGTATGTGACGAATTTGCAACGTTATTTATCGCCTTCTGTAGATCGGTTGGAATTCCAGCCCGCTATGTTCAGGGATATTCTGTGGAAAATGAGAATCTCAACCGTAAGTTAGAGACCGGACACGCGTGGGCGGAGGTATGGATTCCAGAGAGAGGATGGCTTCCAGTAGATCCAACCTGGGTAGATCTCGGCAGTGCAAAAAAGTTTGTGACGGGTGGGGAGGGAGTTCACTATAGATATTGGGGAGCGCCCCCCGGCTCCGGGATAACCAAAGTCGAATATGCCGTGACTCCAATCGGTTGGCAATTTTTGTATGAGCTGGAGAATTCTGTCATTCTGTCAGGAGAGCAAACGGAGAACGGATGGAGGGTCTCAATTGCAAACGTCTCGAGCGTTCCACTTTTAGACAATCTAATCGTGAAGAGATATGTAGAAGAATATGAAAGGTATGAGGATGTTCAGGGTTGGCCGAAGCTCATTTTCCTCAACCCCGGGGAAAATCTTTCTTTCGAGGTTGGTCAGTTTGATTACGGTTGGGCATACAGCAGGTTGGGCGGGTCGATCAACCTTTGGAAACCCCAAGAAATCCCTTTTCTCCCGACTGAGCAAATGTTTTGGATAGCGCTAGCGGTTTTGATCGTTTTGCTGAGCGTGACGGTTGCGACGGTTGTCAGACGAAGATGA
- a CDS encoding 50S ribosomal protein L13 codes for MSRLIIDATDAILGRLASYVAKELLRGSHVDIVNAEKAVISGRRENIFEEYKAWMETRQLANPRRGPFHPRYPEEIVRLAIRGMLPYKKPKGREAFKRLRVYRGVPEHLAGKEMLRVPDADAKKLKCKRIKVEELSRFLGAKI; via the coding sequence ATGAGCAGATTAATAATCGATGCTACCGACGCCATCCTCGGAAGATTGGCTAGCTATGTCGCAAAGGAACTTCTCAGAGGAAGCCACGTGGATATAGTGAACGCTGAAAAAGCTGTGATCTCCGGGAGGAGAGAGAACATATTTGAAGAATATAAAGCATGGATGGAAACGAGACAACTGGCGAACCCGAGGAGAGGTCCTTTCCATCCGAGATATCCGGAGGAAATAGTTAGATTGGCGATCAGAGGAATGCTTCCCTATAAAAAGCCGAAGGGGAGAGAGGCTTTCAAAAGGTTGCGTGTCTATCGGGGAGTTCCGGAGCACTTGGCAGGCAAAGAGATGTTAAGAGTGCCGGATGCGGATGCGAAGAAGCTTAAATGTAAACGCATAAAGGTGGAAGAGTTGAGTAGGTTTCTGGGGGCGAAAATTTGA
- a CDS encoding DNA-directed RNA polymerase subunit N codes for MRPIRCFTCGKVLGDKFAEFEERVSKGEDPKKVLDEMGIERYCCRTVMITSVDTIREIAKFKRV; via the coding sequence GTGAGACCTATACGCTGTTTCACATGTGGAAAGGTTCTGGGAGACAAGTTTGCGGAATTTGAAGAAAGAGTGTCGAAAGGTGAGGATCCGAAAAAGGTTTTGGACGAGATGGGGATTGAGCGTTATTGCTGCAGAACCGTTATGATAACGAGTGTGGACACTATCAGGGAAATAGCGAAGTTCAAGCGGGTTTGA
- a CDS encoding 50S ribosomal protein L18e produces MAKPTGPTNPILRKLIRDLRKLAKERKARIWEDVADRLEMPRRARPEVNLSQINRYADGGETVVVPGKVLAAGRLTKSVTVAAFKFSKSAIKKIVEAGGRAITIKQLMEENPDGKRVRLMI; encoded by the coding sequence ATGGCGAAACCGACTGGACCGACAAATCCCATCTTGAGGAAGCTTATAAGAGACCTGAGGAAGCTGGCGAAAGAAAGAAAGGCGAGAATATGGGAGGATGTGGCTGACAGGCTTGAGATGCCAAGAAGAGCGAGACCGGAGGTAAACCTGAGTCAGATCAACAGATACGCGGATGGTGGGGAAACAGTGGTGGTGCCTGGAAAAGTTCTTGCGGCCGGGAGATTGACAAAGTCGGTGACTGTAGCGGCTTTCAAGTTTTCTAAAAGTGCGATAAAGAAGATAGTGGAAGCCGGTGGAAGAGCGATAACGATAAAGCAGTTGATGGAGGAGAATCCGGACGGAAAGCGAGTGAGGCTGATGATATGA
- a CDS encoding cation:proton antiporter, producing MEIFTLLFILAAGWVGRLVFERLRLPPLVGEILVGLIIGPPVLGLVGGVIKGVEVTGLIGKPIFEWTPAMDLLATLGIFFLMFHAGLTTDPKQLAGKMKHFVIMGTSGTIFPLIFGFLATWWITGEMWAAILVGVAISGTSMAVKVRWLDDLNLLRTKIGYAMMGSSIVDNILSFMVLSVVIKAVTAGGVGVLDIVKVVLTVAAFFAAVLLLGWWLYPKIGKFMCEPGEKSFVFALILGLLIAGIAHEIGIHLIVGAYLAGLLLREEILGKAAENLYTRFHTLSHGFFAPIFIVSVAFHVNLNVFVEYPILLVAIALAAFAGKMIGIYGASRLLGFEKKEALAMGWGMNSRGVVDMIFAIVGLEIGILTDVHISIFVVVAILTTLIAPIGVAHVLKIKSATSRKQSPR from the coding sequence TTGGAAATATTCACACTCCTGTTCATCCTAGCCGCAGGATGGGTAGGCAGGCTCGTTTTTGAAAGGTTAAGATTACCACCGCTGGTTGGAGAAATTCTGGTAGGACTAATCATCGGGCCCCCGGTTCTCGGACTAGTGGGTGGAGTGATAAAAGGTGTAGAGGTCACAGGACTGATCGGCAAACCGATCTTTGAGTGGACTCCGGCAATGGATCTCTTGGCCACTCTCGGAATTTTTTTCCTTATGTTTCATGCCGGTCTGACGACGGATCCAAAACAGCTTGCGGGAAAAATGAAACATTTTGTGATAATGGGAACATCCGGAACGATTTTTCCTCTGATATTCGGATTCTTGGCCACATGGTGGATAACCGGAGAGATGTGGGCAGCGATCCTTGTCGGGGTTGCGATTTCCGGAACCTCGATGGCAGTTAAAGTCAGATGGCTCGACGATCTCAACCTTCTCAGAACTAAGATAGGCTATGCAATGATGGGAAGCTCGATCGTTGACAACATTCTTTCTTTCATGGTTCTCTCAGTTGTGATTAAAGCAGTGACAGCCGGAGGGGTTGGAGTGCTAGATATCGTGAAGGTTGTTTTGACCGTGGCTGCTTTCTTTGCCGCCGTTCTTCTCCTTGGCTGGTGGTTATACCCGAAAATTGGAAAATTTATGTGCGAACCTGGAGAGAAAAGCTTTGTATTTGCGCTCATCCTCGGTCTTCTGATCGCCGGCATCGCGCATGAAATCGGAATTCATCTTATAGTTGGAGCCTATCTTGCAGGACTCCTCTTAAGAGAGGAGATTTTGGGAAAGGCAGCGGAAAATCTCTACACACGCTTTCACACGCTCAGTCATGGATTCTTTGCGCCGATTTTCATCGTCAGCGTTGCGTTTCATGTAAACCTCAATGTTTTTGTTGAATATCCAATCCTCCTAGTTGCAATTGCTCTGGCTGCTTTCGCCGGGAAGATGATCGGAATCTATGGGGCGTCACGCCTGCTCGGATTTGAAAAAAAGGAAGCGTTGGCAATGGGATGGGGAATGAACAGCAGGGGAGTTGTTGATATGATCTTTGCGATAGTAGGATTAGAAATCGGTATTCTCACAGATGTTCATATATCAATTTTTGTCGTAGTCGCGATACTAACAACGCTAATCGCGCCAATCGGCGTGGCGCATGTTCTTAAGATTAAAAGCGCAACGAGTCGGAAACAATCGCCCAGATAG
- a CDS encoding flavin reductase family protein, which yields MKLDVAPERSYRLLYPRQIVLVGCCSPDGKPNALTIAWFMPLSMSPPLVGISVSPKRYSHSLIEQTGDFTVNIPTMDILEKVHLFGSVSGKNVEKFASLGLTAEKARLVKSPIVKECVAHLECRLTESLRTGDHTLFIGEVLAAYADERFFRNGKFDLKIFRGIYQVGGSEYATMSEVTKEVGKY from the coding sequence ATGAAGTTGGACGTTGCACCCGAGAGATCTTACCGGCTTCTCTATCCAAGACAGATAGTCCTAGTAGGTTGCTGCTCGCCAGACGGGAAACCCAATGCCTTGACGATTGCTTGGTTTATGCCACTGTCTATGTCTCCACCGCTCGTTGGGATCTCGGTCTCTCCGAAGCGCTATTCACACTCGCTTATCGAGCAGACTGGCGATTTCACCGTAAACATTCCGACAATGGATATCTTGGAGAAAGTCCACTTGTTCGGAAGCGTGTCTGGGAAAAACGTGGAGAAATTTGCCAGTCTTGGGCTTACGGCTGAAAAGGCAAGACTCGTAAAATCGCCGATTGTCAAGGAATGTGTTGCCCATCTCGAGTGTAGATTGACGGAGAGCCTGAGGACAGGAGACCATACCCTTTTCATTGGAGAGGTCTTGGCGGCCTATGCGGATGAGAGGTTCTTCAGGAATGGAAAGTTCGATCTCAAAATCTTTCGCGGAATTTACCAAGTTGGAGGATCTGAATACGCGACGATGTCGGAAGTAACTAAGGAGGTTGGAAAATACTGA
- a CDS encoding 30S ribosomal protein S9, protein MKTVIATGRRKRALARAVVRSGSGRVFINGKPVETIEPELARLKIMEPLMLVPELGGKVDIEVKVEGGGVMGQAEAVRTAIARGLLQFFEDQQLREKFKQYDWTLVKSDTRFKEPKKPGGPGARAKFQKSYR, encoded by the coding sequence TTGAAGACAGTAATAGCGACGGGACGAAGAAAGAGGGCTTTGGCGAGGGCTGTTGTTAGAAGTGGAAGCGGGCGGGTCTTTATAAACGGAAAGCCTGTGGAGACAATCGAGCCGGAGCTTGCTAGACTGAAGATTATGGAGCCTCTCATGCTTGTTCCCGAACTAGGGGGCAAAGTCGACATAGAAGTGAAGGTTGAGGGTGGCGGGGTTATGGGACAAGCGGAAGCTGTCAGAACGGCAATCGCGCGGGGCCTTCTCCAGTTCTTTGAGGATCAACAATTAAGGGAGAAATTTAAGCAATATGACTGGACGCTCGTGAAGAGTGACACGAGGTTCAAGGAGCCGAAGAAGCCGGGTGGACCGGGAGCGAGAGCGAAGTTCCAGAAGAGCTACAGGTGA
- a CDS encoding cob(I)yrinic acid a,c-diamide adenosyltransferase, which produces MVVFVYTGTGGGKTTAALGVALRAIGHGKKVVVVQFMKWWKNTGEYKAQKKLRPNLEIYQFGRRGWIGLKNLDERDKRLAEKGLKFAENVLREKRPDILILDEINLAVHCGLLKIEDVENLLMKVPPNVHVFLTGRYAPKRLMRLADFVVEVRNRKKPKEIKPIKGVNY; this is translated from the coding sequence ATGGTTGTTTTCGTCTACACTGGGACCGGTGGTGGAAAAACAACGGCGGCACTTGGGGTAGCTCTAAGGGCTATTGGCCACGGAAAAAAAGTTGTGGTGGTCCAGTTCATGAAATGGTGGAAAAACACTGGAGAATATAAAGCACAGAAAAAACTCAGACCAAACCTCGAAATCTATCAATTTGGAAGGCGCGGATGGATCGGCTTAAAGAATCTCGATGAGAGGGATAAAAGACTTGCCGAGAAGGGTTTGAAATTTGCAGAAAATGTTCTCAGAGAAAAAAGGCCAGACATCCTCATATTGGATGAGATAAACCTTGCCGTTCACTGCGGGCTACTGAAGATAGAAGATGTGGAAAATCTTTTGATGAAAGTTCCGCCCAATGTTCATGTTTTTCTGACTGGCAGGTATGCGCCAAAGAGGCTTATGAGACTGGCTGATTTTGTCGTGGAAGTAAGGAACAGAAAGAAACCGAAGGAAATAAAACCTATCAAGGGTGTAAACTATTAA